In Deinococcus sp. QL22, the following are encoded in one genomic region:
- the ilvD gene encoding dihydroxy-acid dehydratase: protein MTDTTSKRKLNWNSHQVTQGDARAPNRAMLRAVGFQDGDFEKPIIGVAHAQSNITPCNNGLGELAGHITGAITEGGGMPQVYGTITVSDGISMGTEGMKCSLVSREVIADSIETVSRGQSHDGVIVVGGCDKNMPGAMIGISRLNIPAIFVYGGTIKPGHYNGKDLTIVSVFEAVGALGAGKMSREDFNEIEKRACPGNGSCGGMYTANTMSSAFEAMGMSLPFSSTMSAVDAEKAVSSADSARALLKLIEADIRPKDILTKKAFENAITVIMAVGGSTNAVLHLMAIAHACDVDLDLADFERIREATPVFCDLKPSGQYVATDLHDVGGIPRVMKMLLKAGLLHGDCLTVTGKTIAENLEGEPEEPNAGQDVIRPYDQPIYAQGHLAILRGNLAPEGSVAKISGLKSIKITGPARIFESEEESMAAIMADQINPGDVLVIRYEGPKGGPGMREMLSPTSAIIGKGLGDSVGLITDGRFSGGTFGLVVGHVAPEAFVGGPIALVHEGDTIELNAETCELTLHVDDAEIERRRAAWVQPEPRYKRGVLAKYAKLVSSAAVGAYTD from the coding sequence ATGACGGATACCACCAGCAAACGCAAACTGAACTGGAACAGCCATCAGGTCACGCAGGGCGACGCGCGCGCGCCCAACCGGGCCATGTTGCGGGCGGTGGGCTTTCAGGACGGCGATTTCGAGAAGCCGATTATTGGCGTGGCGCACGCGCAGAGCAACATCACGCCCTGCAACAACGGGCTGGGCGAACTGGCAGGCCACATCACCGGGGCCATTACCGAGGGCGGCGGGATGCCTCAGGTGTACGGCACGATTACCGTGTCGGACGGCATCAGCATGGGCACTGAAGGCATGAAGTGCAGCCTGGTCAGCCGTGAAGTGATCGCCGATTCCATCGAAACCGTTTCGCGGGGTCAGAGCCATGACGGCGTGATCGTGGTGGGCGGCTGCGACAAGAACATGCCCGGAGCCATGATCGGCATTTCGCGCCTGAATATCCCGGCGATTTTCGTGTATGGCGGCACCATCAAGCCCGGCCATTACAACGGCAAAGACCTGACCATCGTCAGCGTGTTCGAGGCGGTAGGCGCACTGGGCGCAGGAAAAATGAGCCGCGAAGACTTCAACGAGATCGAGAAACGCGCCTGCCCTGGCAATGGCTCCTGCGGCGGCATGTACACCGCCAACACCATGAGCAGCGCCTTCGAAGCGATGGGCATGAGCCTGCCTTTTTCCTCCACCATGAGCGCCGTGGACGCTGAAAAAGCCGTGAGCAGCGCCGACAGCGCCCGCGCCCTGCTGAAACTGATCGAAGCAGACATCCGGCCCAAAGACATTCTGACCAAGAAGGCTTTTGAGAACGCGATTACCGTGATTATGGCCGTGGGCGGCTCTACCAACGCCGTGCTGCACCTGATGGCGATTGCTCATGCCTGCGACGTAGACCTTGATCTGGCCGATTTCGAGCGTATCCGCGAGGCGACCCCGGTCTTCTGTGACCTGAAACCCAGCGGCCAATACGTGGCGACTGATCTGCACGACGTGGGCGGCATTCCCCGCGTGATGAAGATGCTGCTGAAAGCGGGCCTGCTGCACGGCGATTGCCTGACCGTGACGGGCAAAACGATCGCAGAGAACTTGGAGGGTGAGCCGGAAGAACCGAACGCCGGGCAGGACGTGATTCGCCCCTACGATCAGCCGATCTACGCGCAAGGCCACCTCGCCATTTTGCGCGGCAACCTCGCCCCCGAAGGCAGCGTCGCCAAGATTTCGGGCCTGAAGAGCATCAAAATTACTGGCCCCGCCCGCATCTTCGAGAGTGAAGAAGAGAGCATGGCGGCGATCATGGCCGATCAGATCAACCCCGGCGACGTGCTGGTCATCCGCTACGAAGGCCCCAAGGGTGGCCCCGGTATGCGCGAAATGCTCTCGCCCACGTCGGCCATCATCGGCAAGGGCCTCGGCGACAGCGTGGGCCTGATTACCGACGGGCGCTTTTCGGGCGGCACGTTCGGCCTCGTCGTGGGCCACGTCGCGCCGGAAGCCTTTGTGGGCGGGCCGATTGCGCTGGTGCATGAGGGCGATACGATCGAACTGAACGCCGAAACCTGCGAGTTGACGCTCCATGTGGACGACGCGGAGATCGAGCGCCGCCGGGCCGCGTGGGTGCAGCCGGAACCGCGGTACAAGCGCGGCGTACTGGCGAAATACGCGAAGTTGGTCAGCAGTGCAGCGGTGGGAGCTTATACGGACTGA
- a CDS encoding isocitrate/isopropylmalate dehydrogenase family protein has product MAKYRICLIEGDGIGHEVIPATRRVLDAAGFDAEYVIAEAGYEYFLDHGTSVPQATYDAVENTDATLFGAATSPSGIKPAGFTGAIRHLRQKYGLYANVRPTRTRPVPGAYENVDLVIVRENTQGLYVEQERRYGDTAIADTVITKDASERIGKFAADLAMKRDKRLTVVHKANVLPVTQGLFLNTILDHTKTVEGLNTSTMIVDNAAMQLVRNPRQFDVLVMTNMFGDILSDLAAGLVGGLGIAASGNVGDKFGIFESVHGSAPDIAGQGVSNPTASILAAVLMLNHIGASELATKIDNAVNTVLTEGPRTRDLGGTAGTEEFTRAVIAQLK; this is encoded by the coding sequence ATGGCGAAGTACCGTATTTGTTTGATTGAGGGAGACGGCATCGGTCACGAGGTCATCCCCGCCACCCGCCGCGTTCTGGACGCTGCCGGGTTCGACGCAGAGTACGTAATCGCGGAAGCCGGTTACGAGTACTTCCTGGATCACGGCACCAGCGTGCCGCAGGCCACCTACGACGCGGTAGAAAACACCGACGCGACCCTGTTCGGCGCGGCCACCAGCCCCAGCGGCATCAAGCCTGCCGGGTTTACCGGGGCCATCCGTCACCTACGCCAGAAGTACGGCCTGTACGCCAATGTGCGCCCCACACGTACCCGCCCCGTGCCCGGAGCCTACGAAAATGTAGATCTGGTCATCGTACGCGAGAACACGCAGGGGCTGTACGTGGAGCAGGAGCGGCGCTACGGCGACACGGCCATTGCCGACACCGTGATTACCAAAGACGCCAGCGAGCGCATTGGCAAATTTGCTGCCGACCTCGCTATGAAGCGCGACAAACGCCTGACGGTGGTACATAAGGCGAACGTGTTGCCTGTGACGCAGGGCCTCTTTCTGAACACGATTCTGGATCACACCAAGACCGTGGAAGGCCTGAACACCAGCACCATGATCGTAGACAATGCCGCCATGCAGCTTGTTCGCAACCCCCGCCAATTCGACGTGCTGGTCATGACCAACATGTTCGGCGACATCCTGTCCGACCTTGCCGCCGGACTGGTGGGCGGGCTAGGCATCGCGGCCAGCGGCAACGTGGGCGACAAGTTCGGCATCTTCGAGTCGGTTCACGGTAGCGCCCCCGACATCGCCGGGCAGGGCGTCAGCAACCCCACCGCCAGCATTCTGGCCGCCGTGCTGATGCTGAACCACATCGGCGCAAGCGAACTGGCGACCAAAATAGACAACGCCGTAAACACTGTCCTGACCGAAGGCCCACGCACCCGCGACCTCGGCGGCACGGCAGGCACGGAAGAATTTACGCGGGCAGTGATCGCACAGCTTAAGTAA
- a CDS encoding phospho-N-acetylmuramoyl-pentapeptide-transferase, with the protein MMILAAFLSWFLVGLFIRISKARGWGQPVRKDGPQTHLVKEGTPTAGGVAFVLALAVVFFPLYFTGRAGDSRELLLMLAALGMGIIGGLDDFLKVVSRMRGSGKKELLAREKFPLQILVGLIFAYFAAPLASHELLPSFGTAGDIILLTLVMVGSVNAFNFTDGLDGLLGGVAIIVLLPLLAVSPVSALLVAVLLGFLWFNAHPARVFMGDMGSHAIGAIAAGAYILYADVWLLPLAAIIPVVAVLSVAIQVISFKTRGKRVFRMSPIQHHFELSGWPETHVTLRFWVVTAVATAAVWWILGGRP; encoded by the coding sequence ATGATGATCTTGGCGGCGTTCCTGTCGTGGTTTTTGGTGGGCCTGTTTATCCGGATCAGCAAGGCGCGGGGCTGGGGGCAGCCGGTTCGTAAGGACGGGCCGCAAACCCATCTGGTCAAGGAAGGCACGCCCACGGCAGGCGGGGTGGCCTTCGTGCTGGCGCTGGCCGTCGTGTTCTTCCCACTGTACTTTACCGGGCGGGCGGGCGACTCGCGGGAGCTGCTGCTGATGCTGGCGGCCCTCGGCATGGGCATCATCGGCGGGCTGGACGACTTCCTGAAGGTGGTATCGCGCATGCGGGGTAGCGGCAAAAAAGAGCTGCTGGCCCGAGAAAAATTCCCGCTGCAAATCCTGGTGGGCCTGATCTTCGCCTACTTTGCCGCCCCGCTCGCCAGCCATGAACTCTTACCCTCGTTCGGCACGGCGGGCGACATCATTTTGCTGACGCTGGTGATGGTGGGTTCGGTCAATGCCTTCAACTTCACCGATGGGCTGGACGGCTTGCTGGGCGGCGTGGCGATCATCGTGCTGCTGCCGCTGCTGGCCGTGTCGCCTGTGTCGGCACTGTTGGTGGCCGTGTTGCTGGGCTTCCTGTGGTTCAACGCCCACCCGGCCCGCGTGTTCATGGGCGACATGGGCAGCCACGCCATCGGCGCTATCGCGGCGGGCGCGTACATCCTGTATGCCGATGTCTGGCTGCTGCCGCTCGCCGCCATCATTCCCGTCGTGGCCGTGCTGAGCGTGGCCATTCAGGTTATTTCCTTCAAAACTCGGGGCAAGCGCGTGTTCCGGATGAGTCCTATTCAGCACCATTTTGAACTGAGCGGCTGGCCCGAAACCCACGTGACGCTACGGTTCTGGGTGGTTACGGCGGTAGCGACGGCGGCGGTTTGGTGGATTCTGGGTGGCAGGCCGTAA
- a CDS encoding cell ssuface protein containing Ig-like domain protein has protein sequence MQAPIHPLRRAPAPRLWPLLTVALLGLGALSACGSSTGTGSTATTGADPLTFTLTSLPVGYVAESYEAPLVVTGGTGPYGFRVAAGTLPPGISLSGQRLVGKPTKIGAYKFTLETNDAGLRSKVQEYTLNVNDLPPLALTPTLPTGEIRGETRVPVTIAGPRAVRAARLMWTLPKGVTVTRVQPGENGGVLFWRQEGQTLSVSVGFKAVPRAGARVMLVSIRPSGPVTLSATGLAFEARDGTGKLLAQQGMPTVPGSNVPAAPATTGSGTTPAAAAANSGTTPASTSTTAPASPATTPPATTTPPVTTDPVTTPPALNPPAPTPPDSDTPVPIDPPGPGTQLPPTGGSA, from the coding sequence ATGCAAGCTCCGATTCACCCGCTGCGGCGTGCACCTGCCCCGCGCCTCTGGCCGCTCCTGACGGTGGCGCTCTTGGGCCTGGGTGCCCTGAGCGCCTGCGGCAGCAGCACAGGTACAGGCAGCACCGCCACCACTGGGGCCGATCCCTTGACCTTTACTCTCACGTCCCTGCCTGTGGGTTACGTGGCCGAATCCTACGAAGCGCCGTTGGTGGTCACGGGCGGCACTGGGCCATACGGTTTCCGGGTGGCGGCGGGCACTTTGCCACCGGGTATCAGCCTGAGTGGGCAGCGTCTGGTCGGCAAACCCACCAAAATCGGGGCCTACAAATTTACGCTGGAAACCAACGATGCGGGCCTGAGAAGCAAGGTGCAGGAATACACGCTGAACGTGAACGACCTGCCGCCGCTGGCGCTGACGCCCACGCTACCTACTGGAGAAATCCGGGGCGAAACGCGGGTTCCTGTAACAATCGCCGGGCCGCGTGCAGTGCGTGCCGCCCGCCTGATGTGGACTCTGCCCAAAGGCGTGACCGTGACCCGTGTGCAGCCCGGCGAAAATGGCGGCGTCCTGTTCTGGCGGCAAGAGGGGCAAACTCTCAGCGTCAGCGTGGGCTTCAAGGCCGTTCCGAGGGCGGGCGCACGAGTGATGCTGGTGAGCATCCGGCCCAGCGGCCCCGTGACCCTGAGTGCGACTGGGTTGGCCTTCGAGGCCCGCGACGGCACTGGCAAACTGCTGGCGCAACAGGGAATGCCCACTGTTCCGGGATCGAATGTACCAGCGGCTCCGGCAACGACAGGTTCGGGGACGACTCCGGCAGCAGCGGCGGCCAACTCCGGCACGACTCCGGCCAGCACCAGCACCACTGCGCCAGCCTCTCCGGCCACGACACCACCAGCCACGACCACGCCCCCAGTCACAACCGACCCGGTGACAACTCCGCCCGCCTTGAATCCGCCTGCTCCCACCCCGCCCGACAGTGATACACCTGTGCCCATAGACCCCCCCGGCCCCGGCACACAGCTTCCCCCTACAGGCGGCAGCGCATGA
- a CDS encoding class I SAM-dependent rRNA methyltransferase produces MTGEVSSLPVNLEELLAEAWAARAHLPAAGSTFYRAVHTTEMGGLFCVDVAGDAGILSLYADLWPEDEQRLAQACAREGQLVGVYLKRRPVEARHAANIARDLLTPPDPVWGEARPEVTALEEGVPFLIRPGADLSVGLFPDARRARQWVREHANHQEGRVLNTFSYTCGFGVNALLGGASNVKNVDQSRKVLNWGQENYGLSGLDAPRTDFISGDVFEWLEHFRRRGQEFDLVILDPPSFARKKSGVWRAERDYARLATLAAKVTAPGGQVLAMLNHAGVSPVAFDRMMEVGLPEAARRGRLDVRLQLGEDYPQARHLKAHVWQLD; encoded by the coding sequence ATGACAGGTGAGGTTTCTAGTCTTCCAGTCAATTTAGAAGAGCTTCTGGCCGAGGCTTGGGCGGCGCGGGCGCATCTTCCGGCGGCTGGAAGCACGTTTTACCGGGCGGTGCATACCACCGAAATGGGCGGGCTGTTTTGTGTAGATGTGGCGGGCGATGCGGGCATTCTGAGCCTGTACGCCGACCTGTGGCCTGAGGATGAACAGCGTTTGGCCCAAGCCTGTGCGCGGGAGGGGCAACTGGTGGGCGTGTACCTGAAACGCCGTCCGGTAGAAGCCCGGCACGCGGCGAACATTGCCCGCGATCTGCTCACGCCGCCCGATCCGGTGTGGGGCGAGGCACGGCCCGAAGTGACCGCACTGGAAGAAGGGGTACCGTTTCTGATTCGCCCCGGTGCAGACCTGAGCGTGGGTCTGTTTCCGGATGCCCGCCGCGCCCGGCAGTGGGTTCGCGAACACGCCAACCATCAAGAGGGGCGGGTGCTGAACACCTTTTCGTATACCTGCGGCTTTGGCGTGAATGCCCTGCTGGGCGGGGCTTCCAACGTCAAAAATGTAGACCAGTCGCGCAAGGTGCTGAACTGGGGGCAGGAAAACTACGGCCTAAGTGGGCTGGACGCCCCCCGAACCGACTTTATTTCCGGCGACGTATTCGAGTGGCTGGAACACTTTCGGCGGCGCGGGCAGGAGTTTGATCTCGTGATTCTTGACCCACCTAGTTTTGCCCGCAAAAAGTCAGGGGTGTGGCGGGCCGAGCGCGACTACGCCCGACTTGCGACGCTGGCGGCCAAGGTCACGGCCCCCGGTGGGCAAGTGCTGGCGATGCTGAACCATGCAGGCGTGTCTCCGGTGGCCTTTGACCGCATGATGGAAGTCGGCCTGCCCGAAGCGGCGCGGCGCGGACGGTTGGATGTGCGCCTGCAACTGGGCGAAGATTATCCGCAGGCGCGGCATTTGAAAGCGCATGTGTGGCAACTGGACTAG
- a CDS encoding IS630 family transposase: MERGRRHCAVHGVLHPEKNALQPHRKRQWCIAQLTAKFLCEMERVLDVYARPYDERFPVLCFDEQPCFLIGDVMAPVPMEPGRVAKQDYEYERFGSGAVLLAVEPQTGRRFVNVCARRTAEEYTAFMEELERAYPAAVQITLVQDNLNTHHGGSFYKWMSPEQAHRLMGRFEWIYTPKHASWLNMAELEFSALQRQCLHRRIPSLERLRSEVEAWVAARSRAAITLNWQFSTQAARRTLGRHYETIRIN; encoded by the coding sequence ATTGAACGTGGTAGACGGCATTGCGCCGTCCACGGTGTTCTACATCCTGAAAAAAACGCGCTCCAGCCGCACCGCAAAAGGCAGTGGTGCATCGCGCAACTGACGGCAAAGTTCCTGTGTGAGATGGAGCGTGTCCTGGACGTGTATGCCCGGCCCTATGATGAGCGCTTCCCCGTGTTGTGCTTCGATGAGCAGCCTTGTTTCCTGATCGGCGACGTCATGGCCCCGGTTCCGATGGAACCGGGACGAGTCGCCAAGCAAGACTATGAATACGAGCGATTTGGAAGTGGCGCGGTGCTGCTCGCGGTTGAACCCCAGACTGGTCGTCGGTTTGTGAACGTGTGTGCCCGACGAACGGCCGAGGAATACACGGCATTCATGGAGGAGCTGGAACGGGCCTACCCAGCAGCGGTACAGATCACCCTGGTGCAGGACAACCTCAATACCCATCATGGGGGCAGCTTCTACAAGTGGATGTCCCCAGAACAGGCCCACCGGTTGATGGGCCGATTCGAGTGGATCTACACGCCGAAACACGCCTCTTGGTTAAACATGGCGGAGTTGGAATTCAGCGCTCTTCAGCGGCAGTGTTTACATCGGCGGATTCCTTCGCTGGAACGACTTCGTTCCGAAGTCGAGGCGTGGGTGGCCGCGCGTTCACGCGCGGCCATCACACTCAACTGGCAGTTCTCGACTCAGGCCGCCCGACGAACCCTCGGACGCCACTATGAAACCATTCGTATTAATTGA
- a CDS encoding cytochrome c: MPTRFRSALLWLAPVLLASPIVAAALQTTPAANVTAPTVTLPTLKFTTPNAARGAQISANCAGCHGVGGVSKDEAVPSLAGQVASFTRQQLVTFKAKLLPDPTMQNIAGRLTDQDMADIAAHFATLTPGPAWKGADAAVRAQGAALYAKGDPARNLIACSVCHGADGRGNDALVMPSIANLAPAYAEGKLAEYRETVPYAYPSPQAMHAAAQGLTDEELTALAAYVSSLK, from the coding sequence ATGCCCACCCGTTTTCGTTCGGCGCTGCTCTGGCTCGCGCCTGTGCTGCTGGCTTCCCCCATCGTGGCCGCCGCATTGCAGACGACTCCAGCAGCCAATGTCACCGCACCCACTGTGACGCTTCCGACCCTGAAATTCACGACTCCCAATGCGGCGAGGGGAGCACAGATAAGCGCCAATTGCGCGGGCTGTCACGGGGTTGGCGGAGTCAGCAAGGACGAAGCTGTGCCCTCTTTGGCCGGACAGGTGGCGAGCTTTACGCGGCAGCAATTGGTTACTTTTAAGGCCAAACTGCTGCCCGACCCGACCATGCAAAACATCGCTGGACGCCTGACCGATCAGGATATGGCCGACATTGCGGCTCACTTTGCGACCCTTACCCCCGGCCCCGCGTGGAAGGGTGCAGATGCAGCGGTACGGGCACAGGGTGCGGCGCTGTATGCCAAAGGTGACCCGGCCCGCAACCTGATCGCCTGTTCGGTATGCCACGGAGCCGACGGACGCGGAAATGACGCGCTGGTGATGCCCAGCATAGCCAACCTTGCTCCAGCCTATGCGGAAGGAAAGCTGGCCGAATACCGTGAAACCGTGCCGTATGCCTACCCCAGCCCGCAGGCCATGCACGCCGCCGCACAGGGGCTGACGGATGAGGAATTGACGGCTTTAGCGGCGTATGTGAGCAGTTTGAAGTAG
- a CDS encoding restriction endonuclease, which produces MAVPDYQSLMRPLLEAVQDGTTHVMREVAGHVAATLGLSDSDLQELLPSGKQTIYKNRIGWAKTYLTKAQALATETRGTVKITTRGQELLARTPGRIVQRDLEIYPEFLAFKTTGQSQTAPAAPTPDDISLVTSPEEQLATLYSQLLTSLADELLSQVMQISPQQFERLVVEVLVSMGYGGSVRDAGQALGRSGDNGIDGMIKQDPLGLDRVYLQAKKWQNTVHSPEIRTFAGSLTYHRASKGVFLTTSGFSEGAKQTAAQIGNIILIDGHMLASLMIDYSVGVLTRKTYSIRRVDSEYFEEL; this is translated from the coding sequence ATGGCTGTTCCGGATTACCAATCGCTGATGCGCCCCCTACTGGAAGCCGTGCAAGACGGCACCACACACGTGATGCGCGAGGTTGCCGGCCATGTGGCAGCCACACTCGGTCTAAGCGATTCAGACCTACAGGAATTGCTCCCCAGCGGCAAACAGACCATCTATAAAAACCGGATCGGGTGGGCCAAAACCTATTTGACCAAAGCACAAGCTCTAGCCACAGAAACACGCGGGACTGTCAAAATCACCACGCGAGGGCAGGAGCTTTTGGCACGAACTCCGGGCCGAATCGTCCAACGTGATTTGGAGATCTACCCGGAGTTTCTAGCCTTTAAAACGACGGGCCAATCCCAAACGGCACCAGCCGCACCAACGCCGGATGACATTTCTTTGGTGACCTCACCCGAAGAGCAACTGGCAACGCTCTACAGTCAACTTCTCACCTCACTGGCCGATGAGTTGCTGAGCCAAGTCATGCAGATTTCACCCCAACAATTTGAACGGCTCGTGGTGGAAGTGCTGGTGTCGATGGGCTACGGCGGCAGTGTGCGCGACGCTGGGCAAGCATTGGGCCGCAGCGGTGACAACGGCATCGACGGCATGATCAAGCAAGACCCGCTGGGGCTAGACCGGGTGTATCTGCAAGCCAAAAAATGGCAAAACACAGTGCATAGTCCGGAGATCAGAACCTTCGCCGGAAGCCTGACCTATCACCGCGCCAGCAAAGGCGTATTTCTGACCACCTCCGGCTTTAGCGAGGGAGCTAAACAAACGGCGGCCCAGATCGGAAACATCATTTTGATTGACGGCCATATGCTTGCCAGCCTGATGATCGACTACAGCGTAGGAGTGTTGACCCGCAAAACTTACAGTATTCGCCGCGTTGACAGTGAATACTTTGAAGAACTGTGA
- a CDS encoding DUF1684 domain-containing protein — MTQAHAEAIAEFRRRKDEHFAAGRGPIGAAALAEFRGLSYFAPDPAWVFTVPVQPGDLAEMTLGTNTGETRTMARFGLATVDLPSGSHTLSLFAPLGEEKPARVFVPFRDATSRTGETYGAGRYLDAPLAQAPESDEMLVHLDFNMAYHPYCAYGDGWTCPLPPAENVLPDAVQVGEKLPSGVAN; from the coding sequence ATGACGCAGGCGCACGCTGAGGCTATTGCCGAGTTCCGGCGGCGCAAAGACGAGCATTTTGCAGCAGGGCGTGGGCCGATTGGGGCGGCAGCTCTGGCCGAATTCCGGGGCCTGAGCTACTTCGCACCTGATCCGGCGTGGGTGTTTACGGTGCCTGTGCAACCCGGCGACCTGGCCGAAATGACACTCGGCACGAATACCGGCGAAACTCGGACGATGGCGCGGTTCGGCTTGGCAACGGTAGACCTCCCGTCCGGTTCCCATACGCTGTCGCTGTTTGCACCACTGGGAGAGGAGAAACCCGCACGGGTATTCGTGCCCTTCCGCGACGCCACCTCACGCACTGGGGAAACTTACGGCGCAGGGCGCTATCTAGATGCACCGCTGGCCCAAGCCCCTGAATCTGACGAGATGCTGGTGCATCTGGATTTCAATATGGCTTATCACCCATACTGCGCGTATGGCGACGGCTGGACTTGCCCGCTGCCCCCCGCCGAAAACGTGCTGCCCGACGCCGTGCAGGTGGGGGAAAAGCTACCGAGTGGAGTGGCAAACTGA
- a CDS encoding RNA-binding S4 domain-containing protein, producing the protein MTGRNDQPTDTIDLQDFLKLQGVVQTGGEAKFRVQGGEVLLNGEVETRRRKKLRRGDVVEYAGQTMKVDW; encoded by the coding sequence ATGACCGGGCGCAACGACCAACCTACAGACACGATTGATCTGCAAGACTTTCTCAAACTTCAGGGCGTGGTGCAAACAGGCGGCGAGGCCAAATTTCGCGTGCAGGGCGGCGAAGTCCTGCTGAACGGCGAGGTCGAAACGCGGCGGCGCAAGAAGCTGCGGCGCGGCGACGTGGTGGAATACGCGGGCCAGACCATGAAGGTCGATTGGTGA
- a CDS encoding helix-turn-helix domain-containing protein translates to MPRPLLYKVELSPEQEQTLKAITTKGTHKARVMTRAQILLMAHRQMGDLAIKEALGISVQMAQSIRKHFVLGGLDAALYEAPHTGRPAKFTGQDRAAITALACREAPTGHAQWSVRLLAEKAVELNVVDGIAPSTVFYILKKTRSSRTAKGSGASRN, encoded by the coding sequence ATGCCTCGCCCTCTGCTGTACAAAGTGGAATTGAGCCCTGAGCAGGAACAGACTCTCAAAGCCATCACAACGAAAGGGACCCACAAGGCGCGGGTCATGACCCGCGCTCAGATCTTGCTGATGGCCCATCGGCAGATGGGTGATCTCGCGATCAAGGAAGCCCTGGGGATCAGTGTGCAGATGGCGCAGTCGATCCGAAAACACTTCGTGCTCGGAGGGCTGGACGCGGCGCTCTATGAGGCCCCACATACGGGTCGACCCGCGAAATTCACTGGCCAGGATCGGGCGGCCATCACGGCACTGGCGTGCCGTGAGGCTCCCACAGGCCATGCCCAGTGGAGCGTTCGCCTGCTCGCCGAAAAAGCCGTGGAATTGAACGTGGTAGACGGCATTGCGCCGTCCACGGTGTTCTACATCCTGAAAAAAACGCGCTCCAGCCGCACCGCAAAAGGCAGTGGTGCATCGCGCAACTGA
- a CDS encoding FAD-binding oxidoreductase produces MTDVLVIGAGVAGASVAYFLASAGARVTVLDAGFSTASTVPAALLNPVRGQSGAVDAGAVEGMALTWALVQALTDAGYDVPYGKTGVLRPVPDVRTRARFEKRLPADLAHNWLTPGDSPVPLSPGWDAVLHLPAGGWLDGAAFTRALLAASAARVVRGRARKWNATSMDLDVGTRLEGGAVVWCGGSIGASWIGANWAGHPATHRAGTMLLLSRSVCALPISFGAYLSPAASGGVLGATFEQPSPIWNAGPLPLGSLDWLLKKGEALADLSGVQVTGRWSASRLSGLQVGQTPQGWWQLTGLGSKGFLLGPLWARELAGQVAG; encoded by the coding sequence CTGACTGATGTTCTGGTGATTGGGGCGGGCGTGGCGGGCGCGTCGGTAGCTTACTTTTTAGCGTCGGCAGGCGCACGGGTGACGGTGCTGGATGCAGGCTTCAGCACGGCCAGCACGGTTCCGGCGGCGTTGCTGAACCCGGTGCGCGGGCAATCGGGCGCGGTGGATGCCGGGGCAGTGGAAGGCATGGCGCTGACGTGGGCTTTGGTTCAAGCGCTGACCGACGCCGGCTACGACGTACCATACGGCAAAACCGGAGTGCTTCGGCCTGTGCCCGATGTCCGCACCCGCGCCCGCTTTGAGAAACGCCTGCCCGCTGATCTAGCGCACAATTGGCTGACTCCCGGAGACTCGCCCGTGCCACTCAGCCCCGGTTGGGATGCCGTTTTACATCTGCCGGCAGGGGGGTGGCTGGACGGCGCGGCCTTCACGCGGGCACTCTTGGCGGCGTCGGCAGCGCGGGTGGTGCGTGGGCGGGCGCGAAAATGGAACGCGACATCGATGGATTTGGACGTCGGCACACGGCTGGAAGGAGGTGCGGTGGTCTGGTGCGGCGGCTCTATCGGTGCAAGCTGGATTGGCGCGAATTGGGCAGGCCACCCCGCCACCCACCGCGCCGGAACCATGCTGCTGCTCTCGCGGTCCGTGTGTGCGCTGCCCATCAGCTTCGGCGCTTACCTCTCCCCCGCTGCGTCCGGGGGCGTTTTAGGCGCAACATTCGAGCAACCCTCGCCCATCTGGAATGCTGGCCCGCTACCGCTGGGATCGCTGGATTGGTTGCTGAAGAAGGGTGAGGCGTTGGCTGACCTGTCGGGTGTACAAGTCACCGGGCGCTGGAGTGCCTCGCGGTTGTCGGGCCTGCAGGTGGGCCAAACTCCGCAGGGCTGGTGGCAACTCACGGGACTGGGCAGCAAAGGCTTTTTGCTGGGGCCGCTGTGGGCTCGGGAGTTGGCCGGGCAGGTTGCAGGCTAA